From the genome of Nicotiana sylvestris chromosome 2, ASM39365v2, whole genome shotgun sequence, one region includes:
- the LOC104222231 gene encoding uncharacterized protein, producing the protein MVGIMARRPLSHRILTWDNRETDFSGEPAINNSDTVFSFLDEEGQSSSPESINDDVYVRDQDEDEEKEINENVEDNEFWETQHQLLQAVLCRTTSLETQIRRITKETVKETKQSENGCSCRKMSNNGCRNCVMQELCSRLQNGGFNSAICKSKWRSSPDIPSGEHTFIDVVDNSNPKKGEVRIIIELNLRAEFEIAKASEEYNQLIKCLPEVFVGKIERLMSLIKILCNAAKKCMKEKKIHMAPWRKHKYMQAKWLKTFERMSSSTTAKFPLSSDQEYSSSRLPRPRASMLTMDFLEILPNLRYTALQVA; encoded by the exons ATGGTCGGAATAATGGCTAGGAGACCTCTAAGTCACCGGATTCTGACGTGGGATAACCGGGAAACTGATTTTTCCGGCGAGCCTGCAATTAATAATTCAGACACCGTTTTCAGCTTTCTTGATGAGGAGGGTCAAAGTTCGTCGCCGGAAAGTATTAATGATGATGTTTATGTTAGAGACcaagatgaagatgaagagaaAGAAATCAATGAAAATGTTGAAGACAATGAATTCTGGGAAACTCAACATCAACTTTTGCAA GCTGTACTATGCCGGACAACATCATTAGAAACACAAATCCGAAGAATTACTAAAGAAACtgtaaaagaaacaaagcagtCGGAGAATGGCTGCTCTTGCCGGAAAATGAGCAACAACGGCTGCCGGAACTGTGTTATGCAAGAGTTGTGTAGTCGTCTACAAAATGGAGGTTTTAACTCTGCAATTTGCAAGTCTAAGTGGAGGAGCTCACCAGATATTCCTTCAG GTGAACACACATTTATAGACGTGGTGGACAATTCCAACCCTAAAAAGGGGGAAGTGAGGATTATTATTGAATTAAACTTGCGAGCAGAGTTTGAAATAGCCAAAGCAAGCGAGGAGTACAATCAACTAATTAAATGCCTACCAGAAGTATTTGTTGGAAAAATAGAGAGATTAATGTCACTAATCAAGATTTTGTGCAACGCTGCTAAAAAATGTATGAAGGAGAAGAAAATACACATGGCACCATGGCGGAAACATAAATACATGCAAGCTAAATGGCTTAAAACATTTGAACGTATGAGTAGTAGTACTACTGCTAAATTCCCATTATCGTCTGATCAAGAATATTCATCAAGCCGATTGCCGAGGCCAAGGGCATCTATGCTTACCATGGATTTTCTGGAAATTTTGCCAAATTTACGTTATACTGCCCTTCAAGTGGCGTGA